A portion of the Sabethes cyaneus chromosome 3, idSabCyanKW18_F2, whole genome shotgun sequence genome contains these proteins:
- the LOC128740744 gene encoding alcohol dehydrogenase 2-like: protein MSGFVLRYKAAVITGAAKGIGFATAKELLKNGVSKVLLLDIQPGLTLMQCAQLKACNSEADVFYVQCDVSDKQQLDTALRRDALNLLGSFDILVNSAGVWESCPTKSIDVNLIGSMHCTLLAIDLMDRQKSGTGGFIVNVSDPEAAVYTEKTFGVIGFTRTLGTELLYHKKGIKLAVISPCGARTNILKAFGGSSRPHRRMKELFEELMVKFADRQPRAIGKSIVKVITEKETGSVWLSAPDTENDAGYWIAEVKFELNKNV, encoded by the exons ATGAGCGGGTTTGTGTTAAGATATAAAGCTGCTGTCATTACCGGTGCAGCCAAAGGGATAGGTTTTGCAACAGCCAAAGAACTGCTCAAGAATGGAGTATCG AAAGTACTACTTTTGGATATACAACCTGGTTTAACACTAATGCAGTGCGCTCAGCTCAAGGCATGCAACTCGGAGGCGGACGTCTTTTATGTGCAATGTGACGTCTCCGACAAGCAACAACTGGATACCGCTCTCCGTCGGGATGCCCTGAACCTACTCGGGTCATTCGACATACTTGTGAATTCAGCCGGAGTTTGGGAATCTTGCCCCACCAAGTCCATCGACGTTAATTTG ATTGGTTCGATGCACTGCACTCTACTTGCAATTGATTTGATGGATAGGCAGAAAAGCGGTACAGGAGGATTTATTGTTAACGTCTCTGACCCGGAAGCCGCTGTTTACACCGAAAAGACATTTGGAGTTATCGGTTTCACACGAACGCTGGGG ACTGAATTGCTTTACCATAAAAAGGGGATAAAGCTTGCGGTAATCTCTCCGTGTGGTGCCAGAACCAATATCTTGAAGGCGTTCGGCGGCAGTTCTAGACCTCATCGGCGGATGAAGGAACTATTCGAGGAGCTTATGGTAAAATTTGCCGATCGACA ACCACGCGCTATCGGGAAGTCCATTGTGAAGGTCataacagaaaaagaaacaggATCAGTTTGGTTGTCTGCCCCGGATACTGAAAATGATGCTGGATACTGGATTGCTGAGGTTAAGTTTGAGCTTAACAAAAATGTCTAG
- the LOC128740745 gene encoding 15-hydroxyprostaglandin dehydrogenase [NAD(+)]-like, translated as MSKLVLNNKTAVITGAANGIGFATTEELLKNGVSKVLLLDKKPELTEKQYAQLEACNSEADIFYVRCDVTDKQQLEFVFYKYVLDLLGSFDILVNSVGVWELDSNKCIDVNLIGSMHCTLLAIDVMNKEKGGTGGFIVNITNPETTIYTEETYGMAGFTRTLGTESMYNKTGIKLTAICPSIAKSNIMKALVDSSASFLLMKEIFELIKKFGDGQTCPIGKSIVKVIMEKETGSVWLSSSDTENDTGYRISEIKFELNKYV; from the exons ATGAGTAAGCTTGTGTTGAACAATAAAACTGCTGTCATTACCGGTGCAGCCAATGGGATCGGCTTCGCAACAACCGAAGAACTACTCAAAAATGGAGTATCG AAAGTACTGCTTTTGGATAAAAAACCGGAGTTAACCGAAAAGCAGTACGCCCAGCTCGAGGCATGCAACTCGGAGGCGGACATCTTTTATGTACGGTGTGACGTCACCGACAAGCAACAACTGGAATTTGTTTTCTATAAGTATGTTCTGGACCTACTCGGATCATTCGACATACTTGTGAATTCAGTGGGAGTTTGGGAATTAGATTCCAACAAGTGCATCGATGTCAATTTG ATTGGTTCGATGCACTGCACTCTACTTGCAATTGATGTGATGAATAAGGAGAAAGGTGGTACAGGAGGATTTATTGTTAACATCACTAACCCGGAAACCACTATTTACACCGAAGAGACATATGGGATGGCCGGTTTCACACGAACGCTGGGG ACAGAATCGATGTACAACAAAACGGGGATCAAACTTACGGCAATCTGTCCGAGTATTGCCAAATCTAATATCATGAAAGCATTAGTGGACAGCTCTGCCAGTTTTCTACTGATGAAGGAAATATTCGAGCTTATCAAAAAATTTGGCGATGGACA AACATGCCCTATCGGGAAGTCCATTGTGAAGGTCATAATGGAAAAAGAAACAGGATCGGTTTGGTTGTCTTCCTCGGATACTGAAAATGATACTGGATACCGGATTTCTGAGATTAAGTTTGAGCTTAACAAATATGTCTAG